The following DNA comes from Sphaeramia orbicularis unplaced genomic scaffold, fSphaOr1.1, whole genome shotgun sequence.
ctatagtgtgtgtgtgtctatagtgtgtgtatgtgtctgtgtgtgtgtgtgtctgtgtgtgtctatagtgtgtgtgtgtgtgtgtgtgtgtgtgtgtgtctgtgtgtgtctatagtgtgtgtgtgtctatagtgtgtgtgtctgtgtgtgtgtatgtgtctgtgtgtgtgtgtgtgtctgtgtgtgtgtatgtgtctgtgtgtgtgtgtgtgtctatagtgtgtgtgtgtctatagtgtgtgtatgtgtctgtgtgtgtgtatgtgtctgtgtgtgtgtctgtgtgtgtgtatgtgtctgtgtgtgtgtgtgtgtgtgtctatagtgtgtgtgtgtgtgtctgtgtgtgtctatagtgtgtgtgtgtgtgtttgtgtgtgtctatagtgtgtgtgtgtgtgtctgtgtgtgtctatagtgtgtgtgtgtctatagtgtgtgtatgtgtctgtgtgtgtgtgtgtctgtgtgtgtctatagtgtgtgtgtgtgtgtgtgtgtctgtgtgtgtctatagtgtgtgtgtgtctatagtgtgtgtatgtgtctgtgtgtgtgtgtgtctgtgtgtgtgtatgtgtctgtgtgtgtgtgtctgtgtgtgtgtatgtgtctgtgtgtgtgtgtgtgtgtctatagtgtgtgtgtgtctatagtgtgtgtatgtgtctgtgtgtgtgtgtgtgtgtctgtgtgtgtgtgtgtctgtgtgtgtgtctatagtgtgtgtgtgtgtgtgtctttagtgtgtgtgttcttccTCTTTTGTGGATTTCAGGTTTTATTTCTTCTTGTATTTTTGCTCGTTTACAGCTCAGTCCTTTTGTAAAACACATTAAGTCTCTTTCTCTTCATTAATGAACTTCTAACCTCATCATCCAAATTAAAAACATCCAATAATCTCATGGTTAAATGTATTGTCTgataaataacatttaaataaattaaataaaaaattacactgaaggtttaTTTGTTAAAGAgatgaataacaataaaaacagaagaaaggaacaaaaactaacattagttttatccattattattattattattattattattattattattattattattattattattatattgcatTGCTCATGAATTTCTTATTTACTTTATTCTTAATAATTGTGTTCCATTTTATGAATTTAATTCATTATTTGGTTCCTTTTATggaattgttaatttttttccccatttttattaatttcattgaTGATTAGGctgaatttttatttagtttcataatagttttttttttcatttttgtatcatTTGTTTCCTTTCTTTGAgtattttctttatgttttaatactatttatatattatatttattatttcctGCTGTTCAACTTGAATCCTATgttgtgttaaatgtaaataaaactggAAAATAACAATGTGTAAATCGAATAAACCACATTTTAAACCTCAAATATTAACGAGAGAAAATGTCAGTGATTTTTAATGAAGCagttgaaactaaactaaaccacgtttttctcttttcttctgtttttttgtttaattttttacagCGTTTATGGAACATATGGAATAATCCCACGCTGACGTCTGCACCCGAACGTCTCATGTGTTTTACTGCGGTGCGTTCATGTTCATCCCACACTGTTGGAATTCTGTGTTCTGTGCTGAACTCGGGGACATAAAGTCTCCGTCCCCTTTGACGTCATGGTGTGCAGATAGCGATGGAAAAACCAAAGGCAGTTAATGTCGAACGTCTTTAATTTAGAGCAGACGTCGACAAAAGAGACTTAATTCAATTTGACTTGGTTTGGACGTAAACGGCCTTTTTTCTCTGGTTTGTTTATCCTGAAAATGTCTTTACATGAGACGGGTCTGGTTTATGTGGACGTCCAACAACAGGACACGAACACACACTGTTAATACCAGAAAAGGGGTCGAAGAAACGGAAAATAAAGAAGTATAGAAGCATAAACATCACAGAAcgatcagaaaaaaaacacagatttaacAGGTTTATTTCACTTAGAATGAATAAACCCGAATATTTAAGCTTTGACAAATACTGGATTCACTCAAACTCTGatgaaatgttcaaattaaactgATTCACCAAGAAAAACCCACCGAGtttaaataaatgacagtggatggagggaGATTATGTattatatgataaaaaaaaaaaaaaaaaaatcaaataaaaaatgtacaaaataaataatgtgggtaaaaaagtaaaaaaaaaaaaaaaattaaaatgaagtactaaagaacaaaatcaaataaaaaatgtacaaaattataaataatgtgggaaaaaaacaattaaaatgtaaaaacagaagaaaatcaaataaatgtataaaatgacaaatattgtGTGGGGGGGGAGGAGctaaaaaaaatagattaaaatgaagtaaaaaaagaacaaaataagcaaggaaatgaataaaaacacccaaaatgaccaatgaaatgaaaaaaaacaacaataaatgaagtaaataataagtaacatgaacaaaataagtcacaaactgaacaaaaacagaagaaaaagtcatAAAATAGGGAACAAAGCGAACAAAAAtaacaagtaaaatgaataaaaatgatccaaataagtttgcagatgtttgtttttattttcagttaatgacaggtttgactgaaaatgtcactttttcttcagtttctgtttttCGATATAAGaacgtttgaatttactctgtattttgacctgattttcactgtaaaatgtaaaactcagttaataaaattaaaataaatggttttaaatcacttaatgaaggttaaatatagaaaaaaccaAACAGGACAGGGCGCAGATTTTTAACTGTAAATCTAAAACCCAGACTTCTTTAAACATAGAAAACAAGCAGGAATCAATGAAAACGATCAATAATCAGAGTCAGTGAAGGCATCGGCATCAATGAAACCTGATCAATACTGATCAGTTTAAAGGACGAAGCTGAACAGATaaagataaacagataaataaaaaataaaatcagtttaatgattatttcacagattttcgtTCGTTTTCTCGATGGTTTGGGTCATTTTTGATTGATTTTCCTTCAaaggtttcattcattcattcattcattcattcattcattcattcattttctgaacccgctctaTCCTCACtaggggggcggagcctatcccagctacttacaggtgaaggcggggttcaccctggacatgtgaccagttcatcccagactgaacatatacagacaaacacactgtcagtcacacctatgggggatttagaggAACCTGTTagcctatcagagcatgtgtttggatggtgggaggagccagaggaccagagagaacccatgaacctatcagagcatgtgtttggatggtgggaggagccagaggaccagcgagaacccacacagacacagaaaggccccacccccatggactaaaggccccacccccatggactaaaggccccaccccatggactaaggccccacccccatggactaaaagTCCCACCcctatggactaaaggccccacccctatggactaaaggccccacccccatggactaaaggccccaccccctgGTGCTGGActagaacccaggaccttctgtgtgtgaggcaccaggtctaccCACTGCACCAGCGAGTCGCCACGGtgtgattcatttttgtttattttatggattatttgttttgtttttattgatttcattgaccattaggtacatttttaaattccacatatttattatgattattcaaaatggttcatttatttattcatcatttatattaaaatacagatccacacacacacacaacacacacacacacagacacaaatacacacagacacaaatacacacacacacacacacacacacacaacaacacacacacacaaatacacacagacacacaacaacacacacacacaaatacacacagacacacaacaacacacagacacaaatacacaatacaaaaattgttcttgctcagattcttatttttctttctttctttattttttatttttcttctcctgctctttgagctcaaatttgaccccctgaacatttacgaaaactcaccaaattttgcccaaaattcagaagtgcgagaaatttaatttacatataggtttcgtagatgtcggtaaagaaatgttgccgcagcgcccccttgaaaagtggaaatgcattacgccaatgggagcgcatccaacgtaaagtttgttgtagagccacgaaaatcggtagacagattcaacatgaggagacaaacaaaaaatattattatggccacgccccaaaaccaacccttagtcggccatattggattgaaatttccaaaatgctgagtcagcgttttcgctgacgtcgtattttaactatctcctccttggccgtttggccgaatgagctcaaaatcggtatacagtatctagagaagtggggcatcaaaagttagccgaattttttggataggtgtcaccgtttttgtgtgacgacgtcgcaaactttgcaaagtttcttcgtgaatttaccattacaaaaattgcttcagctcaaacattcgaacaccgatttggctgaaatttcactcagacgtccatctcccaggcctacacccatttattaaaagaaattgaaatttcgcactatagcgccccctacaaatgtacatttacaaaaatgaaatcagttcggacatacgaacaccaatttggctcaaatttgactcagacatctgtctcccaggcctacacctatttgtcaaacaaaactgaaattttgcactacagcgccccctacaaaaaattttgatatttttttattaaaatttcttcagttcggacatacgaaaaccgatttggctcaaatttgactcagacgtctatctcccaggcctacacccatttatcagaaatatttgaaattcggtgccatagcgccccctacaattttacctttacaaaaattacttcacgttagacatacgattaccaatttggctcaaatttgaatcagtgttcagtctcccaggcctacacctatttatcaaaagaaattgccacttcgctcattagcgccccctaataatttatcttcacgaaaattgcattaatttggacatacgaacactgatttagctcaaatttgactcagtggtacatctcgcaaacctacacccattcaatggtagaaatttatttttagctgcatagcgccccctacagatttacttatacaaaactttctttagttcggacatacaaagatttgcctcaaatttgaatcagttgtcgatctcccaggctacacccattcatcagaagacattgaaatttggtgctagagcgccacctgctgaacgatggacatacttctactggacgtgcccgtggcgaggccctttagatgccgcttgcggctttaatgttttgtttcttttcgttcGTTGCCTCTCTTTTATGTCTCACGTTAAActccttcatgttttgtttcttttcgttcGTTGCCTCTCTTTTACGTCTCACGTTAAACTCcttcttcatgttttgtttcttttcgttcGTTGCCTCTCTTTTACGTCTCACGTTAAACTCcttcttcatgttttgtttcttttcgttcgttgcctctcttttacgtctcacgttaaactccttcatgttttgtttccTTTCGTTCGTTGCCTCTCTTTTATGTCTCACGTTAAACTCcttcttcatgttttgtttcttttcgttcGTTGCCTCTCTTTTACGTCTCACGTTAAACTCcttcttcatgttttgtttcttttcgttcGTTGCCTCTCTTTTACGTCTCACGTTAAACTCcttcttcatgttttgtttcttttcgttcGTTGCCTCTCTTTTACGTCTCATGTTAAACTCcttcttcatgttttgtttcttttcgttcgttgcctctcttttacgtctcacattaaactccttcatgttttgtttcttttcgttcGTTGCCTCTCTTTTACGTCTCACATTAAACTCcttcttcatgttttgtttcttttcgttcgttgcctctcttttacgtctcacattaaactccttcatgttttgtttcttttcgttcGTTGCCTCTCTTTTACGTCTCACATTAAACTCctccttcatgttttgtttcttttcgttcgttgcctctcttttacgtctcacattaaactccttcatgttttgtttcttttcgttcGTTGCCTCTCTTTTATGTCTCACATTAAActccttcatgttttgtttctttcgttcgttgcctctcttttacgtctcacgttaaactccttcatgttttgtttcttttcgttcGTTGCCTCTCTTTTACGTCTCACGTTAAACTCctccttcatgttttgtttcttttcgttcgttgcctctcttttacgtctcacattaaactccttcatgttttgtttcttttcgttcgttgcctctcttttacgtctcacattaaactccttcatgttttgtttcttttcgttcGTTGCCTCTCTTTTACGTCTCACGTTAAACTCcttcttcatgttttgtttcttttcgttcGTTGCCTCTCTTTTACGTCTCACGTTAAACTCcttcttcatgttttgtttcttttcgttcGTTGCCTCTCTTTTACGTCTCACATTAAACTCctccttcatgttttgtttcttttcgttcGTTGCCTCACTTTTACGTCTCACATTAAACTCCttcatgtttgtttcttttcgttCGTTGCCTCTCTTTTACGTCTCACGTTAAACTCcttcttcatgttttgtttcttttcgttcgttgcctctcttttacgtctcacattaaactccttcatgttttgtttcttttcgttcgttgcctctcttttacgtctcacattaaactccttcatgttttgtttcctttcgttcgttgcctctcttttacgtctcacattaaactccttcatgttttgtttcctttcgttcgttgcctctcttttacgtctcacattaaactccttcatgttttgtttcttttcgttcgttgcctctcttttacgtctcacattaaactccttcatgttttgtttcttttcgttcgttgcctctcttttacgtctcacattaaactccttcatgttttgtttcttttcgttcgttgcctctcttttacgtctcacattaaactccttcatgttttgtttcttttcgttcGTTGCCTCTCTTTTACGTCTCACATTAAACTCcttcttcatgttttgtttcttttcgttcGTTGCCTCTCTTTTACGTCTCACATTAAACTCcttcttcatgttttgtttcttttcgttcGTTGCCTCTCTTTTACGTCTCACATTAAACTCCttgatgttttgtttcttttcgttcgttgcctctcttttacgtctcacattaaactccttcatgttttgtttcctttcgttcgttgcctctcttttacgtctcacattaaactccttcatgttttgtttcttttcgttcGTTGCCTCTCTTTTACGTCTCACGTTAAACTCcttcttcatgttttgtttcctttcgttcgttgcctctcttttacgtctcacattaaactccttcatgttttgtttcttttcgttcgttgcctctcttttacgtctcacattaaactccttcatgttttgtttcttttcgttcGTTGCCTCTCTTTTACGTCTCACATTAAACTCcttcttcatgttttgtttcttttcgttcgttgcctctcttttacgtctcacgttaaactccttcatgttttgtttcttttcgttcGTTGCCTCTCTTTTACGTCTCACGTTAAACTCctccttcatgttttgtttcttttcgttcGTTGCCTCTCTTTTACGTCTCACGTTAAACTCctccttcatgttttgtttccTTTCGTTCGTTGCCTCTCTTTTACGTCTCACGTTAAACTCctccttcatgttttgtttcttttcgttcgttgcctctcttttacgtctcacgttaaactccttcatgttttgtttcttttcgttcGTTGCCTCTCTTTTACGTCTCACATTAAACTCcttcttcatgttttgtttcttttcgttcgttgcctctcttttacgtctcacgttaaactccttcatgttttgtttcttttcgttcGTTGCCTCTCTTTTACGTCTCACGTTAAACTCcttcatgttttctttcttttcgtTCATTGCCTCTCTTTTACGTCTCACGTTAAACTCcttcttcatgttttgtttcttttcgttcGTTGCCTCTCTTTTACGTCTCACGTTAAACTCCTTGATGTTTTGTTTCCTTTCGTTCATTGCCTCTCTTTTACGTCTCACATTAAACTCCttgatgttttgtttcttttcgttcgttgcctctcttttacgtctcacgttaaactccttcatgttttgtttcttttcgttcGTTGCCTCTCTTTTACGTCTCACATTAAACTCcttcttcatgttttgtttcttttcgttcGTTGCCTCTCTTTTACGTCTCACGTTAAACTCcttcttcatgttttgtttcttttcgttcGTTGCCTCTCTTTTACGTCTCACGTTAAACTCcttcatgttttctttcttttcgttcattgcctctcttttacgtctcacattaaactccttcatgttttgtttcttttcgttcgttgcctctcttttacgtctcacattaaactccttcatgttttgtttcttttcgttcGTTGCCTCTCTTTTACGTCTCACGTTAAACTCCTCCTTCATGTGTTGTTTCTTTTCGTTCGTTGCCTCTCTTTTACGTCTCACGTTAAACTCctccttcatgttttgtttcttttcgttcGTTGCCTCTCTTTTATGTCTCACGTTAAACTCcttcttcatgttttgtttcttttcgttcGTTGCCTCTCTTTTACGTCTCACGTTAAACTCcttcttcatgttttgtttcttttcgttcGTTGCCTCTCTTTTACGTCTCACGTTAAACTCctccttcatgttttgtttcttttcgttcGTTGCCTCTCTTTTACGTCTCACGTTAAACtccttcttcatttttgtttcttttcgttcGTTGCCTCTCTTTTACGTCTCACGTTAAACTCctccttcatgttttgtttcttttcgttcGTTGCCTCTCTTTTACGTCTCACGTTAAACTCcttcttcatgttttgtttcttttcgttcGTTGCCTCTCTTTTATGTCTCACGTTAAACTCcttcttcatgttttgtttcttttcgttcGTTGCCTCTCTTTTACGTCTCACGTTAAACTCctccttcatgttttgtttcttttcgttcGTTGCCTCTCTTTTATGTCTCACGTTAAACTCcttcttcatgttttgtttcttttcgttcGTTGCCTCTCTTTTATGTCTCACGTTAAACTCcttcttcatgttttgtttcttttcgttcGTTGCCTCTCTTTTACGTCTCACGTTAAACTCctccttcatgttttgtttcttttcatttgttgCCTCTCTTTTACGTCTCACGTTAAACTCcttcatgttttctttcttttcattctGTAATTGTGTTAAAAAGACATCAAAGTTTGGTTTTCTTCCCCGCGGGGACTCACTCTGTCAAACCCAGAGACAGAAAAGACGACGGACGAGCAgaagtaaacagaaaaaaaaactggagcagaaataaacaaaaacagaaactggAGACGAAGACGAGGACGAGGAGGACGAGGTCCTCATCAGACATTTGGTCTTAATTAACCGTCTGGTCCCCACACGGCCTTTCAAACCAACATAATATGTACAGAGGAGCGCTGATGTCACAACCACGTTTTCCAAACAGTTGGATTTTAAGGTTTTCAAActtttatatttgtatttcatcaacttgcgCCATCAACAAAAATACTAAATATTCAATAAgtgtcatatttaaccctttaaatcacgTGTGTTTAATGGAAGCAAACCAGATTTTGACGCAAAAGAcacaatgtatttttttgttcaatattCAACATAcaaatgtatttgtgtatttgcagcTTAAATAAACTAAAATTAGGACAATAAACATGTTACTGTTCTTGTACTACATTATTTTCCACCGAACTTCTGGTAAAGTCCCTTAAATGTGACAAAAGATTAATTAGTTAGtcgcaataaaacaaaaaagttgctttttcttagttttttttttttataaaaacttTTAAGTTtgctacaggatcagtgaattaaatatagaaaatacataatttataccaaaaaaagtaaaatacagagaataatattataataaatggtgataaatcactgagtaAAAAGTTAAATGTAGCGGAAAAGTCATCACAAAATAGTCGCaggtctttaacggttaattcaGTTTTGATTTTGTGAAAACGAATAttggtgaaaaataaaaataatggataattcacctGAAATGTATGAAAACTTAAACCTGTTTGGAAAAATGTCAAAGAAAATGAGGAATAAAGTAAATATACAACTAATCCAAAAGGAAATGGAcccaaataaatgataatataatgTGACTTAAATGACAGTATCATCAGCGGAACATGATAGTTTTATTAGTTAATTAATGATgtgtttgatgaaaaagtcatgttttcttcacttttctctgtttgaatttactctgaactttaataaacatctacccgatcagtgaattaaacatagaaaatagatgatttattcgggaaaaaaagcaaaatacagtgaATAATAATGTACTAAGTGTAGATAAATGTGTTAGTAAAAGGTTACATGTAGAGGACGGTTCATTTTGAAGTGTCCGTGTTAAAGGGTTCAATCTGAGGCTGAGTCCTAAAAGGAGGTCAAAGTGTTTGATTATcgttatttttttgtcttgactCACGGTTTTCGTCCTGGGCGATGCACTGCAGCGGGATTCCGAAGAACGAGGTATAGGAGTCATTGTACCAGACCAGGAGTTCGGTTCCTCTGGGGATGTCCATGCACGCCCGGTAGAAGATGCACGACCTGGaacatatacacaaaaaaaaaaaagaaaaaatatatgaaacaCAACGAATACGACGACCGTACAGAGGGAACCATGAGCCAGGATTAGAAGAAAAGTCCAAATAAGAAAAATGATCAACATGGTCTGAGCATTTAAAGAATATAGAACCATAAACAACacagaacatg
Coding sequences within:
- the LOC115415710 gene encoding putative histone-lysine N-methyltransferase PRDM6; the protein is NKQNDCLLFCVFQIYDAEGTLQHFIDGNDPSKSSWMRYIRCARHCGEQNMMVVQYRSCIFYRACMDIPRGTELLVWYNDSYTSFFGIPLQCIAQDENRESRQKNNDNQTL